Below is a genomic region from Desulfonauticus submarinus.
GTACCATTTACTCACAAACCCACACACAGGAGGAACTCCAATCATACTTAGAGAAGCTAGAGCAAAGGCAGTATATGTGAGAGGCATTTTTTTGCCTAATCCATTCATGAGGCTGATTTTCTTTAGATGAGTTGCCACATAAATGGCACCTGCTGCAAAAAAGAGGGTAATTTTACTAAAGGCATGGTGGGCAATGTGGGCTAATCCTCCTGTTACTGCAAAAGGAGAGAGCATAGCTACTCCTAATACAATATAAGAAAGTTGACTTACTGTAGAGTACGCCAATCTAGCCTTTAAGTCGTCTTTAGTTAGAGCGATTAAAGAAGCTGTTACAATAGTAAAGGCGGCTAAATAGGCTGTAGGAATGCCTAAGTTAAAATGATTCATTGCTTGAAGGCCAAATACAGAAAGAATAATTCTACTAATAGAGAATACTCCAGCTTTAACTACTGCTACAGCGTGGAGTAGTGCAGATACAGGAGTAGGAGCAACCATTGCCGAAGGAAGCCAGTTATGTAGGGGCATAATAGCAGCTTTGGCTAATCCAAAGATATATAAAAAGTAGGTAATAGTAATCCATATAGGGTTTGTCCCAGGCGGGAAAATTCCTTTGGCAATATCTCCTAATCTAAAGTCTAACGTACCTGCAAGAACATAGGTTAAAATCATTGCAGGAAGTAAAAAGAGTTTTGATGTGCCCATTAAATAAACGATATATTTTTTAGCCCCTGTATATGCTTCTTCGTCTTGATGGTGGGCTACTAAAGGATAGGTAAAAATAGTTATGACTTCATAAAAGAGGTAAAGGGTAAAGACATTACCACTTAGAGCTACACCTTGAGCCCCAAAAATCGCAATGGCAAAGCAAATATAGTATCTGGTCTGAGCGTGTTCATTTAGAGAACGCATATATCCAATATTATAACTTGTAGCAAAAAACCATAAAAAGGAAGAGATGATAGCAAAGATTAGACTAAGTCCATCTGCACAAAATTTAACATTTATGCCTGGAAGAATTTCAAATAGAGTATAAGTATAGATATTGCCTTTTAAAACTCCTAATCCAATAGGAATT
It encodes:
- a CDS encoding monovalent cation/H+ antiporter subunit D family protein, encoding MTTIYSALLLIPLGITMIAPLFVWIFRKNVNLRESISFVAALLTFLSLIPIGLGVLKGNIYTYTLFEILPGINVKFCADGLSLIFAIISSFLWFFATSYNIGYMRSLNEHAQTRYYICFAIAIFGAQGVALSGNVFTLYLFYEVITIFTYPLVAHHQDEEAYTGAKKYIVYLMGTSKLFLLPAMILTYVLAGTLDFRLGDIAKGIFPPGTNPIWITITYFLYIFGLAKAAIMPLHNWLPSAMVAPTPVSALLHAVAVVKAGVFSISRIILSVFGLQAMNHFNLGIPTAYLAAFTIVTASLIALTKDDLKARLAYSTVSQLSYIVLGVAMLSPFAVTGGLAHIAHHAFSKITLFFAAGAIYVATHLKKISLMNGLGKKMPLTYTAFALASLSMIGVPPVCGFVSKWYLVNGAVDINRVILLIALLASTVLNAAYFGPIVYKGFFGKPHPDINLDEYKEAPLTMVVPLTITALISVLLGLYPDPFLNFIKTLGGVKWPF